AGAGTATGGAAAGCACGCTCGACGTGGTCGAAGGTATGCAGTTCGACAAAGGCTTCCTCTCGCCTTACTTCACGACCGATCAGGAGTCGATGGAGGCGGTGCTGGAAGACACTTACGTGCTGCTGCATGAAAAGAAGATCAGCAACATGAACGATCTGCTGCCACTGCTGCAGGAGACTTCGAAGCAGGGCAAGCCGCTCCTCATCATTGCGGAAGATATCGAAGGCGAAGCGCTCGCGACGCTCGTGGTCAACAAGCTGCGTGGCGCGCTCAAGATCTGCGCGGTCAAAGCCCCTGGCTTTGGGGATCGTCGCAAGGCCATGATGCAAGACCTCGCGGTATTGACCGGTGGTAAATTCATCACCGAAGACCTTGGCATCAAGCTCGACAAGGTGAAGCTGGAAGACCTCGGCCGCGCGAAACGCATCACCGTGACCAAGGAAACCACCACCGTGATCGAGGGTGCCGGCAAGCAATCCGACATCCAGGGACGTGTCGCGCAAATCCGCCGCGAGATCGAAGAGACCACTTCCGATTACGATCGCGAAAAGCTTCAGGAGCGCCTCGCGAAACTCGCTGGTGGTGTCGCCGTGATCAACGTCGGTGCCGCCACCGAGGCGGAGATGAAGGAGAAGAAGGACCGCGTCGACGACGCCTTGCATGCCACACGCGCTGCCGTTGAAGAAGGGATCGTGCCCGGTGGGGGTGTCGCCTTGCTGCGTTCTGTCGCTGCGCTCGACGCCTTCATCGATAAGATGGAAGAAGGCGAAGAAAAGACCGGTGCCCGCATCGTGCGCCGTGCGATCGAAGAGCCTGTCCGTCAGCTCTGCGTCAACGCCGGAGTGGAAGGTTCGCTCATCGTGCAGGAAGTGCTCCGCCGCAAGGGGAACGAGGGCTACAATGTCGCCACGGGCGAATACGAAGACCTCGTCAAAGCCGGCGTGGTGGACCCTGCCAAGGTCACACGCACCGCTCTCCAGAACGCCACTTCCGTGGCGGGTCTGCTGCTGACGACCGAGTGCCTCATCACCGAGGAACCGGAAAAGGAAAAAGCGCACGCCCATGCCGGTGCCGGTATGGATGAGATGGACTACTAATCTGAATACGTCACGGATCGGCGGCCTGTCCGCCGATCCGTTTACCCCAAAATTTTCTTACGTAGTGGCGCGCTTTTGCCGCCATTTTCGAACCCCAGACGGCGGCTAAAGCTCGCCGCTACCTAACAACATCCAAAACTATGATACAGATCCAATCCCTGTCTCGAAATTATGGAGATTTCAAAGCGGTCGATAAGGTCAGCTTTGAAATCGGAAAAGGCGAGGTGGTCGGACTGCTCGGTCATAATGGCGCGGGCAAGACGACCATCATGAAAATGATAACCGGCTATCTGGAGCCGACGAGCGGGGAGATCCGTGTCGATGATCTCCAGGTCGGCCGCGATACCCGGGCGATCCAAGCGCGGATCGGTTACCTTCCGGAAAACTGTCCGGTCTGGCCGGAAATGACGGTGATCGAATACCTGGAATATCAAGCCAACCTTCAGGGTGTATCCGAAAATCAAATACAGTCAAGAGTGGCCGAAGCGATCCGGCGTACTGCGCTCGGTGAAAAAGCCACCGCGCCCATTCAAACGCTCTCGCGCGGTTACCGTCAACGTGTCGGCGTAGCGCAGGCGATCCTACACAAGCCGGACATCATCATTCTCGACGAGCCGACCAACGGACTCGACCCGACGCAGATTTTTCAAATGCGTGAGTTGATTCGGGATCTGGCTAAGTCGGCGACCGTCATTATCTCCACCCACATTCTGCAGGAAGTGCAAGCGGTCTGCGAGCGCGTGTTGATCATGCGTCAGGGCAAGCTGGTCGTCGACTCGCGGATCGAGGATTTGCAAACGGGCCGCCAGCTGCGGGTCACGGTCAACAACGAGCAGGCCGCCGACTATCTTGGCCGCGTGGCCGGCGTCTCTGCCGTGCACAAAGTAGAAACGGTCGACGAATTGTCGTCCTATCTTCTCGACGCGAAGGGCGACACCGCACCCGAAGTCGTGGCCGCAATCACTGAAGCCGGCGATAAGCTTTACCGCCTCCATCCCGAAACTCGTAATCTCGAAACCGTCTTCGCCGAAGTGAACCGCGGCGAGGCGGCGCTTACATAAAATGTAGGGGCGTCACTTGTGACGCCCGCCGAGCTTGAGCGCCGAGCCTGGCTGCGGCGGTCTTCATAAATGAAGCCCCTACGAAAAAACCTATTTGTTGAAATACTCATTATGAATCGTTTTAGGCATATCTTTCGCAAAGAGTTTAACAGCTTCTTCGCTTCGCCGGCGGCTTGGCTGTTTATGGGCGCCTTCTTGGTCGTCACTCTCTTTATCTTTTTCTGGGGCGAGGCTTTCTTTGCCCGCAACATCGCTGATGTGAAGCCCCTCTTCCAATGGATGCCGGTGTTGCTGATCTTCCTCGTCGGCACGCTGAGCATGCGCACCTGGTCTGAAGAGCGTCGTGCAGGCACGATTGAGACCTTGCTCACTAGCCCGGTCGGCTCCTTCCAGCTAGTGCTGGGTAAGTTTGCGGCCAATCTCGCGTTGGTCGGCCTCGCACTTGTATTGACATTACCACTACCGTTTTCCGTCGCGCTGGCGGGGCCGCTTGATTGGGGGCCGGTGATTGGTGGCTACGTGGCTTCGATCTTTTTGGCGGCGGCCTATGTGGCGATCGGTCTCTATATGAGCAGTCGCACGGATAATCCCATCGTCGCGCTGATACTCACCGTCTTTACGGCGGGCGTTTTCTACCTGGTCGGATCCAGTATGTTGACCACGCTCTTCAGTCATCGTGTTAGTGGTGTGCTTGAGTTGATCGGTAGTGGTTCGCGCTTCGATTCGATCACTCGCGGTGTGCTCGACTTGCGTGATATTTATTACTATTTGTCGATCGTTGGTGTCTTCCTCGCGCTCAACCTCTTTAGCCTAGAGCGCTTGCGCTGGGCGGGCAATCCGACCCAAAGCCGTCATGTGCAGTGGGTCACGGTGTGTGCCTTGGCAGTGGTCAATCTACTGGCGGCCAATGTCTGGCTGCACAGCGTTCGCTTTGCCCGCATCGACTTAACCGAGGGCAATGCCTATTCGCTTTCCGAAGCGACCGGGGCCTACTTGCAACAGGCTGCGGAGCCGTTGCTGATCCGCGGTTATTTCTCGCAAAAGAGTCATCCGCTGCTGGAGCCGCTAGTGCCGCAATTGAAGGATCTGCTCGAAGAGTATCAGGTGGCTGGTGGCGAGAAAGTGCGCGTCGAGTTTGTCGATCCGCACAGTGATCAGTCCATCGAAGAAGAGGCGGCCGATAAATATGGCATCCGCCCGGTGCCCTTCCGTATGGCCAGCCGCTACGAGGCTGGCGTGGTCAATTCCTACTTTGACCTCGTCGTTGCTTATGGCGATCAACACGAGACGCTTTCCTTTGATGATCTGATCGAGGTCAAGTCCTCTGGTTCCGGTGAGCCGGAAGTGCTGCTCAAGAATCCGGAATACGAGATCACCCGAGCTGTGCGCAAAGTCATCAACGGCTATCGCGCCGGATCCGACGTGTTTGCCGAGCTTCCCGCGCCGGTTGAATTTAAGGCCTACGTCTCGCCAGCGGAGAAATTGCCCACCGCATTGGCCGAGCTGCGCGCTTCGCTGGAGAACACCCTTGAAAGCCTGGCCGAAAGTTCCGCTGGTAAGCTGAGTTATGACTTCGCGGATCCCGATGCCAATAACGGTCAGCTGGGCCAAGAGCTCAACCGTGAATACGGCTTTGTGCCTCAGGTGGCCGGGCTCTTTGATACGCAGCCGTTCTGGTTCTACATGGTGTTGGAGGGCAGTGACGAATCCGTGCAAGTGCCGCTGCCGTCCGAGCTCTCCGAGACGCAATTGCGCCAGTCGATCGAGTCCGCCATCCAGCGCCTGTCGCCCGGCTATTTGAAGACCATTGGCCTGGTGGCACCGGAAGGGCCGGCGAACAATGCCATGAACCCTTACATGATGCAGCCGCCGGCAGCGAAGGAGTTTAATGAGCTGCGCAGCACGCTCGAGGCCAATGCCCGTGTGATCGATGTCGAACTCGATGCCGGCCAAGTGCCCGTGGATGTCGATCTGCTGATGGTGCTGGCTCCCGATAATCTGGGAGAAAAGGAGATCTTCGCCATCGATCAGTTTCTCATGCAGGGCGGCTCCGTCGTGATTGCGACCTCACCCTTTGATGTCTCGATCACGCGCTCGATCAATGCCAATGAACAGCGCTCCGGTTTGGACGAGTGGTTGGCCAGCATGGGCATCACTGTGGGGGACAGCCTCGTGCTCGATACGCAAAACGCCTCTCTGGCCATCCCCGTGCCGCGCCGCGTCGGGCCCGTCACGGTGAACGAAATCGTGATGATGCCGTATCCACATTTCCCCGACATTCGCAGCGAAGGCCTGGATGACGGCCATCCTGTGACAGCTGCGCTGGGACAATTGACCATGAACTGGGCCTCACCCATCACGGTTGATTCGGAAAAGAGCGCCGAGCGCGAAGTTGCTCGTCTGGTGCGCTCCTCGACCGACAGCTGGACTTCGGAAGAGGCCGATGTGATGCCCGACTACCAGATGTATCCACTCACCGGATTCGTGCCCGGACTGGCGCGCAGCCCGCAGACGCTCGCCGTGGCGACTCAGGGGCACTTCGATTCTTACTTCAAGGACAAGGAATCACCACTGCTGCCCGAGGAAGAGGCCGCGGAGGCCGAATCCGAGGATGCTGATGCAGAGGACAACGCAGTCGCCGCAGAAGCGACTGAAGAGCCCGAAGATTTGGTCGTTGGCTCAGTCATTCAGCGCTCTTCGGATTCCGCACGTCTGGTGGTGATCGGCAGTAATAGCTTTGCCGAAGACAGTGCCTTGAGTCTCACCTCGCAAGCACTGGGCACGGAATACACCGCGCCGCTGGAGTTCATGCAAAACGTGGTCGACTGGTCGCTCGACGATGCCGGTCTGCTCGCGATCCGCGGGCGCACCCAACTCGCACGCACACTGGAGCCGATGAGCGAAGAGGAAATGCGCGTGATGGAGCTCTCCAACTACGGGCTGGCCATCAGCGGTCTGGGGCTGGTCTGGCTCATTCGCCATCTCTGCCGTCGCAAGCGGACGGCGCACTACAAACAAATTTTAGCGGAGGTTTAAACGTATGAAAAAGAAAATCACAATACTGGGCGGATTGCTTGTCCTGCAGGCATTTTTGATTCTCGCCATCAGCTTTCGATCCGAGGGGCTGCAAAGCCATCAGGGCATGCAGGCGCTCCTCGACTTTAACCGCGAACAAGTCGACCGCATCCTTGTGGCCGACGGCGAACAGCGCAGTGAGTTGAAGCGCTCCGGCGACAGTTGGACGACCGCCGAGGGCTTCCCCGTTGAGGCCGACCGCGTGGACCGACTCTTGGACCGACTGAAGGAGTTGCAGCATGGTCTTGCGGTCGCGCAGACCGAGGCCTCGCTCAAGCGCTTCAAGTTGAGCGATGACGAATTTGAGCGTCGCGTTGAACTCTACGCTGACGGTAAAGAAGTCGCTTCGCTCACCCTCGGCAGCGGTGCTGGTGCGCGCCGTTCGCATGTGCGGGCAGGCGATGGCAAAGAGGTCTACGCCGTCGCCCTCGGCAGCTACGATCTACCCGCCGACATCGCACAGTGGCAGGACAAAACCTTGCTACAGCTTGAGGCTGATCAAGTGGCAGCCGTGCGCCTCGGCGATCTGACCGTGCGTAAGGAAGTCGTGGCCGCCGAGCCTGTAGAAGCGGCCGAAGGCGAGGAAGCCAGTTCCGAGGCTGAGCCTGAAACCACTTGGGTGGCTGAAGGCTTGAGCGAAGAGCAGTCCTTTGACGCGGATAACTTTGAGCGCGAGCTGAACCGCTTACTCACCCTGCGCTACACTCGCGCGGCCAGCGATGCCGGCTTGCCCGAGACAATTGAGCCGGTCAATACCATCACGCTTGAACTCGCCGATGGTGAAACGCGCAGCTATGAGGTCTATCATGAGGACGCGGCCGACGAGCACTGGCTCAAGGTTTCCGATCGTGATGAATACTTTGAGATCAGCTCTTATCTCGGTGGCCGTTTCTGTGAGCACCTCGCAGCTGACAAACTCATTGAAGTCAACGAAGCCACGGCTGAAGACGAATCCGAGCCGGACGCAGAGGAGTCCAGCTCCGGTGCAGTCGAAGGTGACAGCGCGGGCAGTGAGACGGCAAATCATCACGGAGCGGACGAAGCCAAGGCCGATGAAAGTTAATTCGATGTAGGTTTTACTGGAGGGGGGCAGCCCTGTGGCTTGTGTATTTAGCAGTGCGGAAAGCCCCGGGGCGGCTCCTCGCCATGGAAGGAGGTTAGCATATGGAGAAAGGAAAGCCGAAGGCGGATCTTTTGAATGATGTGGAATCCGCCTTTCATCACATACTCAACCAGTCACACCAAGGAGCATCGTGTGGTCTCTCGATTCACGAGCGAGCCCGCTTGCTGGAGATCTTACGGGATCTATACCGGGCAGAGTCGAGGGATTTGCACGAACGCGCCCAGGTCTGTTATTGTGAATTGGAAGACTTATTAGAAAAGATCGAAGCCGGTCCCAGTCGTTTGAGCGAGGCCTTGCACGTGATACTCTGGCGCGTTCGCCGCCGGTTCAGTGGTGCCCAGCACGTGGCGTGAGCTGGTGGGGTGCGTGTTTCCGGCTTGGGAGAATTCAGCGCTTTATCTTTGCACCTTTCGACCTTCCGACTTTCATGCTTGTTTATGACAACCCGCTCTCAGTCCGAAGTCGATCATGTAGCCGCCGCCGGTTTTGCCGAGGTCTATGCTCCAGTGAAGCCTTATCTCGATGATCTTGATGTTTTTTTGCAATCTCAGGTGGGTGAGCTTGAGCCTGAAGTTCAGGAGCATGTGCGCTATGTGTTCGGGCATAGTGGCAAGCGCTTGCGGCCGATGCTGGTCGCTTATAGTGGTTGGGAAGGCCCGGGGCAGACGCGTGCGCAAGATCTAATCAAGCTGGGCTCTGTGATCGAACTGGTGCATCTGGCCACACTGGTGCACGACGATATTCTGGATGAGGCGGATACGCGACATCGCCAGGAGACTGCGGCTAAGAAGTTTGGCCCTGCGGCAGCGGTGCTGATTGGTGATGTGCTTTTTTCGCATGCGCTGAAGTTGGCTGCTGAGTTTGATACCAATGAGATCTGTCGCTCGGTGGCGCGCGCGACTTCGCGTGTCTGTGCGGGCGAGATCGCGCAGACCTACCAGCGTGGCGAGGTCAATTATAGTCGTGAGTTTTACTTTCGTGTGATTCAGCTCAAGACGGCAGAGCTCTTTGAAGTGGCATGCCGCTTGGGGGCAAAGGTGGCCGGTTATTCGAATGAGTTTAGCGAAGCGGCGGGGCTCTTTGGGCGTCATGTGGGCATCGCCTATCAGATCTTTGACGATCTGGTGGATCTATACGCCGATGAGTCGATGATCGGTAAGACGCTGGGCACGGATCTGGACAAGGGGAAATTCACATTGCCCTTGTTGCTGCTCTTGGAGAAATTGCCAGCTGAGGAGCGTGAGGCGTTGATGGAGCGCTTCAACGCGGGCGATCAAACGGTGGCTGCGGATTTCACTGCGCGTCTGCATGATTTCCCTATTTTTGATGAGGTGGTGAAGACTTTTGAGCATCAGTTGTCGCTCGCGACGGATGCTGTCGCGCCCTTTGCCGAGTTGCCACCGGTGGCTTCGATGCAGAAGATCGCGGACTTGGTGCGCGCGCAGCTTGGGCGGATTGCCTAAGGGGCGGGGCTGGACTTCGGGCGGCTTTGGATATTCTGCTTCATTGCAGTAAATCGCTTTCGATTTCAATTGCCAGAACCGTTCTTCCAGTTAGCTCTCATGCTTTGTCGATGATTCGACATCTCACCCACCCATTCATTTATCCTCGCACACGTCCTTGACGAACCCCCTGAACGGGCGTTCTCCGTTTGCCGAGCCACTTTTTTACAGTTATATGGACATTGCAATTGTCACTGGAGCCGAGACCCCACTCGGGCTCAGCCTTATTCAACGCTTGGTTCGCCAAGGTTATCGCGTTCACGGAATCGGAAACAATTTTTCCAAAGTTACTTTCGCGGACCCCCAGTTTTTCGCCTATCCGGTGGATCTGAGTAATCTGACTGCGGTCACCGAGACCATGGCTAAGATCCTGGAAGGAGAGAAATCGCTGGATCTGTTGATCCATGCGATTGACGTCACGCCTGGTGCGGCTTTTGAGAAACTGCCCGTGGGGAATCTGGAGGCTATTTTGAAGATTGGCCTGCTGGGCCCGGTGATGCTGACGCGTTTGGCGCTGCCGAATTTACTGCGTTTTCGCGGGCAGTTGATCAACGTGATCCCTGCGAATAAGAGCGGTGCACCTGCCAGCGCGGTCAACGCTCTATTGGAGGGGGGGCTGCGTGAGATGAATCGTGCGCTGTTTGATCGTGCACGTGATGCGGGGCTGCGAGTCACGAATCTGGTGCTACGGCAGAACCCAGAGCCTGATGCGCTTTCTGTTAAGAGCAGTGAGCAGACGCATATCGATCTCGAGGACGTCGCTCGCGCGGTCGAGCACCTGCTGGACCCCAATTTTGCCAATGTGCCTGCGGAGTTAGTGTTGCATCCGCGCACCAGTGCGCACGCCGACCAGGTTTTACCGGAAGTGCCGATGGCGCTGGATCCTTACAGTGAGATTGTGCTGCCGCCGCAGGCTTATTGCCCGCCGGAGCAGCCTAAGATTCCGACTCAGCCCAAGGAGCGAGTCGAGCGCACGATACCTTACACCGACGAGGAGATGGAGGATAAGATCGCTGCTGCAATTGAGGATTTTGAAGCGCATCCCGAGCGCTACGAGCCTTCGTCTCGGCCAGAGCGTAAACCGCGGCCTGAGCGCAAGCCGAAGCAAGATCGTCAGCCGCGGCCTGAATCGGCTGCATCGCAATCTGAGCCCGAGGGACGGTCCGAACCGGAGCAGGAATCAAATCGCGATGCGCAGGATTCCGGCAATAGCAAACGACGCCGTGGCCGACGCCGGGGTGGGCGTAATCGCAACCGCGATCGCGAGTCCAACGAGGCGGAGCAGCCAAATTCTCAATCTCAGCAGGAGGGAGGCCAGTCGGCGCAATCAGGTGACTCATCGCATGGGCAGCCAGAACAGCCTAAGCCAAACCCGCATGCTCAGGAGACTGTGCAGGCGGCAAGTGGGGGGACGGGTGAGTCTCAACATGCATCCGCGGAGTCGCGGGGAGATTCCGCGCCACAGTCTCACTCCGATTCGCATGGCCAGACAGCCTCGGCTAAGCCCAAGCGTAAAAGCCGCAGAGGCCGCTCGCGTGTGGAGCCTAAACCTTTATTAGAGGCGCGGATTGATACCGAGTCTGAATTTTTGTCCAAGCCAGACCCGCGGCCACAGCGTAGAGGTCGTACTCGCCCGGAGTCCAAGTCGAAGTCCTCTGCGAGTGCATCGCCCGCGCCCGCACCTGTAGCTGCGCCGGCTCCTGTGCCTGCACCGGCCCCTGTGACAGTGGCTGATTCCAAGCCATTGCCTCGCGACGAGGTCCAAGAGTCTGAAGGGGCACGGGCGCCCAAGAAAAAAGCCGCCAAAAAGAAGGCACGTAAGAAGACCGCTTCCAAGGAGACGGCTTCGCAGGTGGAGACGGCAGGCAGCCCCAGTGGGGACTCGGCTGTGGTGGACGACGCGCCGGTGAAGAAGAAGGCCGCCAAAAAAGCGGCGAAGAAAGCGACTAAAAAGGCGGCCAAGAAATCTGCAGCTAAAAAGGCGACCAAGAAGGCGGCCAAGAAAAAGGCTGTGAAAAAGGTGAGCCCTGAGGCGGAGTAGTCCGGCAGTTTACAGCACCGCGTCGATGGCGCGGATGGCTTCGCCGAAACGGGCGGTTGGATCGCCGCGGAGTTCCACGTAGGGGAGTTGCAGCTTGTCGAGTGTCTCTTTGAATTTCGCCTGTAATTCCGCACGGGCAGCGGGGCTATCGCGCTGGCCGGGGTCGTCTTGCCACTCGATACCCTGCGGACAGCAGAGCAGGTAGAGGGTGTAATCGCGCTGTAGGAAGCACTCGTTGACCCAGTCGATCACTTCGTTGAAGTAGTGGTTCGCGTAGATGATGGATGAGAGCAAGTTGGTGTCGTGTAGGATCAGTCGCTTGGCTTTGTCGTGGCAGGCGTCTTCAGTGGCAATTTGCCCTTTAGCGATAGGCTCCAGATCCTCGCGTGTGAGTTCGCGACCAATGTGGTCGACGTAGTCGCGTACGTATTCCGCGGTCCAGGGCTCGCCGTAGTAGCCAGAGAGCGCCTGGGTGAGCGTGCTCTTGCCGGTACATTCGGCTCCAGTGAGGACGATACGTTTCATGTGGATGATTGGGAGCTTGGGTTTTGAGCGGCCAAGGCAGTGATTTTAGCTTTCCATTCGATCCAGCCCTTGATCGCTAAAATAATAAATACGACAAAGAGCACCACGCTGGGCCAGATGCGGTCGTTGAAGAAGAAGACCAGGTAAATGACATCGGAGAGAATCCAGAAGATCCAGTTCTCGATATGCTTACGGCTAAGCATCCATTGCGCTGCGAAGGCGCAGGAGGTGGCGAAGGCGTCGTAGTAAGGTAGTCGTGCCTCACCAGTGGAGGCGAGGAGCCAGCCGATCCCGAGGGTGCCGATGCCGATGCAGAGTGCCACCAAGCCGCGCTGCTTGGCGGGCATGTGAGAGATTTGGATTTCGCTGCCGCTGTGCTTGTTTTCAGGCTTCGTCCACTTATACCAGCCGTAGCCCGCGATTGCGACAAAGACGACGTTCATGCCGCCGAAGGCGTAGTAGCCTTCGCGAAAGCTAATATAGACGTAGGAGGTGTAGCACAGAATGAACAGTAGCCACGCGAGCGTCTTCTCTTTGACGCTTAGGTAGACGCCTATGATGCCTGCCAGCATTGCGAACCAGTCGATCAGACCGATTTCGCTCATTTGAGACACAAAGTCGTCCATTTAGGAAGTTATTCGGCGTCGTAAACTTTGACCTTTTTCCACTGTTCTTTGTGAGCAGCGATAAAGGCCTGATGCGTCTCATGGGCCTGGTAGGCATCATGAGCCGCTACATCTTTGAGGATGACGGTCAGGCAAAAGTCGTAGCTGGTGTCGAGCACGGGGCGCTCTGCGGTGTGTGCCGGGCTGCCGACGTAGACGGCATCCGCAACATCGATTGTCTTTAGGCTCTCCAGGCCCATCCGAAATTCGGTGATTTGGGCACCGTCGAGGTCTTTTCTTAACCAGAAGAATACTGTGTGAACTAGCATGATGTTTATTGTTTGGGGGGGTTAAAGAATGCCTTCGATGATTTGGCGAAGTTCCGCGTGATTACGTGCGACAGGGAGCTCGGGGCGCTCGGTCGTGAGACGCTCCGGTGGGCAGTAGAGTGCACGGTTGTGGGCGACATCGATCATGGAGAGGTCGTTATAAGAGTCGCCGGCTGCGAAGGTGTCGAAGTTGAGCGCCTTGAAGGCCTCCACTGCCTTGCGCTTGTGGTCCTTGAGGCGGAGCGCGTAGTCGGCGATGCGGTCTGTCTCATCGATCACCAGATCGTGGCAGAATAGGGTCGGATGCCCCAGCTTGGCCATGAGTGGGCCCGCGAATTGACGGAAGGTATCGGAGAGGATGACCAGGCGCGTCTGGGAGGTGACCCACTCGACAAATTCCACTGCGCCCGGCAGTGGGTCGAGGGTGCCGATGACCTCCTCAATGTCGGAGAGTTTGAAGCCTTCCTTGTCGAGAATGTCCAAGCGGTAGCGCATCAATACATCATAGTCCGGCTCATCACGGGTCGTGCGCTTGAGCGCTTCGATTCCGGTTTTTTCCGCAAATGCGATCCAAATCTCGGGGATCAACACCCCTTCCAAGTCTAGGCAAACGATATTCATGCCTACTAAACGGCTAGAATCGGCCTTAGAGTCAATCTCTTAGTCATGTCTACTCGTGTAAGGTCTGCGGAGAGAGGCGATAGATCGGCCTTGCTTTGAATTGCGTTAGGTGCATAACGGTCTTTATGCTATTTAGGTGCTTTACCCCTTCTTTGTGCCTGTTCGTCGGCTTGCTTTCAGCATCGTATTCAAAGTCACCTGCGCGAGCCTCATTGGTTGAATTGAGTGATTCAGCTTTATTTTCTTATATGGCAAAGCCCGGGCGCGCGCCGCAGGTGCCCCGCTCGGAGCCGAGTGAGCCCCAG
The nucleotide sequence above comes from Coraliomargarita algicola. Encoded proteins:
- a CDS encoding Gldg family protein; protein product: MNRFRHIFRKEFNSFFASPAAWLFMGAFLVVTLFIFFWGEAFFARNIADVKPLFQWMPVLLIFLVGTLSMRTWSEERRAGTIETLLTSPVGSFQLVLGKFAANLALVGLALVLTLPLPFSVALAGPLDWGPVIGGYVASIFLAAAYVAIGLYMSSRTDNPIVALILTVFTAGVFYLVGSSMLTTLFSHRVSGVLELIGSGSRFDSITRGVLDLRDIYYYLSIVGVFLALNLFSLERLRWAGNPTQSRHVQWVTVCALAVVNLLAANVWLHSVRFARIDLTEGNAYSLSEATGAYLQQAAEPLLIRGYFSQKSHPLLEPLVPQLKDLLEEYQVAGGEKVRVEFVDPHSDQSIEEEAADKYGIRPVPFRMASRYEAGVVNSYFDLVVAYGDQHETLSFDDLIEVKSSGSGEPEVLLKNPEYEITRAVRKVINGYRAGSDVFAELPAPVEFKAYVSPAEKLPTALAELRASLENTLESLAESSAGKLSYDFADPDANNGQLGQELNREYGFVPQVAGLFDTQPFWFYMVLEGSDESVQVPLPSELSETQLRQSIESAIQRLSPGYLKTIGLVAPEGPANNAMNPYMMQPPAAKEFNELRSTLEANARVIDVELDAGQVPVDVDLLMVLAPDNLGEKEIFAIDQFLMQGGSVVIATSPFDVSITRSINANEQRSGLDEWLASMGITVGDSLVLDTQNASLAIPVPRRVGPVTVNEIVMMPYPHFPDIRSEGLDDGHPVTAALGQLTMNWASPITVDSEKSAEREVARLVRSSTDSWTSEEADVMPDYQMYPLTGFVPGLARSPQTLAVATQGHFDSYFKDKESPLLPEEEAAEAESEDADAEDNAVAAEATEEPEDLVVGSVIQRSSDSARLVVIGSNSFAEDSALSLTSQALGTEYTAPLEFMQNVVDWSLDDAGLLAIRGRTQLARTLEPMSEEEMRVMELSNYGLAISGLGLVWLIRHLCRRKRTAHYKQILAEV
- a CDS encoding polyprenyl synthetase family protein — protein: MTTRSQSEVDHVAAAGFAEVYAPVKPYLDDLDVFLQSQVGELEPEVQEHVRYVFGHSGKRLRPMLVAYSGWEGPGQTRAQDLIKLGSVIELVHLATLVHDDILDEADTRHRQETAAKKFGPAAAVLIGDVLFSHALKLAAEFDTNEICRSVARATSRVCAGEIAQTYQRGEVNYSREFYFRVIQLKTAELFEVACRLGAKVAGYSNEFSEAAGLFGRHVGIAYQIFDDLVDLYADESMIGKTLGTDLDKGKFTLPLLLLLEKLPAEEREALMERFNAGDQTVAADFTARLHDFPIFDEVVKTFEHQLSLATDAVAPFAELPPVASMQKIADLVRAQLGRIA
- the groL gene encoding chaperonin GroEL (60 kDa chaperone family; promotes refolding of misfolded polypeptides especially under stressful conditions; forms two stacked rings of heptamers to form a barrel-shaped 14mer; ends can be capped by GroES; misfolded proteins enter the barrel where they are refolded when GroES binds), with product MSKKQLRFSESARREVLKGVETLANAVKVTLGPKGRNVLIDKKYGSPKVTKDGVTVAKEIELKDPYQNMGAQMVREVSSKTADKAGDGTTTATVLAHAVYREGVKAVASGSNPIYLKRGIEKATDCVVSELAKSATKIKNNDELRQVATVSANWDREIGDMIAEAMERVGKDGTITVEEAKSMESTLDVVEGMQFDKGFLSPYFTTDQESMEAVLEDTYVLLHEKKISNMNDLLPLLQETSKQGKPLLIIAEDIEGEALATLVVNKLRGALKICAVKAPGFGDRRKAMMQDLAVLTGGKFITEDLGIKLDKVKLEDLGRAKRITVTKETTTVIEGAGKQSDIQGRVAQIRREIEETTSDYDREKLQERLAKLAGGVAVINVGAATEAEMKEKKDRVDDALHATRAAVEEGIVPGGGVALLRSVAALDAFIDKMEEGEEKTGARIVRRAIEEPVRQLCVNAGVEGSLIVQEVLRRKGNEGYNVATGEYEDLVKAGVVDPAKVTRTALQNATSVAGLLLTTECLITEEPEKEKAHAHAGAGMDEMDY
- a CDS encoding SDR family NAD(P)-dependent oxidoreductase: MDIAIVTGAETPLGLSLIQRLVRQGYRVHGIGNNFSKVTFADPQFFAYPVDLSNLTAVTETMAKILEGEKSLDLLIHAIDVTPGAAFEKLPVGNLEAILKIGLLGPVMLTRLALPNLLRFRGQLINVIPANKSGAPASAVNALLEGGLREMNRALFDRARDAGLRVTNLVLRQNPEPDALSVKSSEQTHIDLEDVARAVEHLLDPNFANVPAELVLHPRTSAHADQVLPEVPMALDPYSEIVLPPQAYCPPEQPKIPTQPKERVERTIPYTDEEMEDKIAAAIEDFEAHPERYEPSSRPERKPRPERKPKQDRQPRPESAASQSEPEGRSEPEQESNRDAQDSGNSKRRRGRRRGGRNRNRDRESNEAEQPNSQSQQEGGQSAQSGDSSHGQPEQPKPNPHAQETVQAASGGTGESQHASAESRGDSAPQSHSDSHGQTASAKPKRKSRRGRSRVEPKPLLEARIDTESEFLSKPDPRPQRRGRTRPESKSKSSASASPAPAPVAAPAPVPAPAPVTVADSKPLPRDEVQESEGARAPKKKAAKKKARKKTASKETASQVETAGSPSGDSAVVDDAPVKKKAAKKAAKKATKKAAKKSAAKKATKKAAKKKAVKKVSPEAE
- a CDS encoding ABC transporter ATP-binding protein, producing MIQIQSLSRNYGDFKAVDKVSFEIGKGEVVGLLGHNGAGKTTIMKMITGYLEPTSGEIRVDDLQVGRDTRAIQARIGYLPENCPVWPEMTVIEYLEYQANLQGVSENQIQSRVAEAIRRTALGEKATAPIQTLSRGYRQRVGVAQAILHKPDIIILDEPTNGLDPTQIFQMRELIRDLAKSATVIISTHILQEVQAVCERVLIMRQGKLVVDSRIEDLQTGRQLRVTVNNEQAADYLGRVAGVSAVHKVETVDELSSYLLDAKGDTAPEVVAAITEAGDKLYRLHPETRNLETVFAEVNRGEAALT
- a CDS encoding DUF4340 domain-containing protein, producing MKKKITILGGLLVLQAFLILAISFRSEGLQSHQGMQALLDFNREQVDRILVADGEQRSELKRSGDSWTTAEGFPVEADRVDRLLDRLKELQHGLAVAQTEASLKRFKLSDDEFERRVELYADGKEVASLTLGSGAGARRSHVRAGDGKEVYAVALGSYDLPADIAQWQDKTLLQLEADQVAAVRLGDLTVRKEVVAAEPVEAAEGEEASSEAEPETTWVAEGLSEEQSFDADNFERELNRLLTLRYTRAASDAGLPETIEPVNTITLELADGETRSYEVYHEDAADEHWLKVSDRDEYFEISSYLGGRFCEHLAADKLIEVNEATAEDESEPDAEESSSGAVEGDSAGSETANHHGADEAKADES